A section of the Manduca sexta isolate Smith_Timp_Sample1 unplaced genomic scaffold, JHU_Msex_v1.0 HiC_scaffold_2073, whole genome shotgun sequence genome encodes:
- the LOC115455910 gene encoding serpin B5 encodes MKVFVLLFALLSATVQEDVDSVVICGVGDDNIEGFREALYDFNMKLYKKLAEHTHGHFVISAPPLWQSLAAIAESMDGVARQELLQLLGLPEDECTRQTYYQLASSRETFGLDVTMQRKHVFFIDEGLNMNTEWVNLASTQFNLHTIPVPIKRAPKDVAYLIRHIISSQLAPLNLQGNSLLADEIDYNGLWSEAFPEADIIRSPFYDHEGNQIGSVDLMRIKRRVRMVFVEQINARVVEIPVGVDGRYRMLFGIPVEGHDMRKSIEKVTATVMFEMVAGLKESEVPIDVAIPRFVTTTESDVRAVLEQVGLKSLWTDASATRNISQPAVMPSGFVQRAEITLDSHGIDSYNPEFIEFTEYSTGLDPKLGHEMIANRPFMYGLFDAETYVL; translated from the exons ATGAAAGTATTCGTTTTGTTGTTTGCACTGCTCAGTGCAACAGTACAAGAGGACGTCGATTCCGTAGTGATTTGTGGAGTCGGCGACGATAACATCGAGGGATTCCGGGAAGCTCTCTATGACTTTAATATGAAACTGTACAAGAAATTAGCTGAGCATACCCACGGGCATTTTGTCATCTCTGCGCCTCCCCTGTGGCAATCGCTGGCAGCAATCGCGGAAAGCATGGATGGGGTCGCGCGACAGGAACTCCTCCAACTCCTCGGCCTACCAGAAGACGAGTGCACGCGACAAACTTACTACCAACTCGCGTCCAGCCGCGAGACATTCGGCCTCGACGTTACTATGCAAAGGAAGCATGTCTTCTTTATCGATGAAGGTTTAAACATGAACACAGAGTGGGTGAACTTAGCTAGTACTCAATTTAATTTGCATACCATACCAGTGCCGATAAAACGCGCCCCGAAGGATGTGGCTTATTTGATACGACACATAATATCTTCTCAACTAGCACCACTGAATTTGCAAGGAAACTCCTTGTTGGCAGACGAAATAGATTACAATGGGCTGTGGTCAGAGGCGTTTCCCGAAGCGGACATCATACGGTCACCATTCTACGACCATGAAGGCAATCAGATCGGGTCGGTTGACTTGATGAGAATCAAGAGACGCGTGCGCATGGTGTTCGTGGAACAAATTAATGCCAGAGTTGTGGAGATACCTGTCGGGGTGGATGGCCGGTATCGGATGCTGTTCGGAATACCGGTGGAGGGGCATGATATGAGAAAATCAATTGAAAAAGTTACAGCAACGGTGATGTTTGAAATGGTAGCCGGTTTGAAAGAGAGTGAGGTGCCGATAGACGTGGCGATACCGCGGTTTGTCACCACCACCGAGTCTGACGTGCGAGCGGTTCTGGAACAGGTGGGACTGAAGAGTCTGTGGACTGACGCCTCAGCAacaag GAACATTTCCCAGCCAGCTGTCATGCCCAGCGGGTTCGTACAGCGCGCCGAGATCACTCTAGACAGCCACGGCATCGACTCCTACAACCCAGAATTCATAGAATTCACCGAATACTCCACTGGCCTCGATCCAAAACTTGGACATGAAATGATCGCCAACAGGCCATTTATGTACGGTTTATTTGACGCTGAGACctacgtgttgtaa